Proteins encoded in a region of the Uloborus diversus isolate 005 chromosome 1, Udiv.v.3.1, whole genome shotgun sequence genome:
- the LOC129218197 gene encoding uncharacterized protein LOC129218197, with the protein MGNPLSPVIANFYMEFIEQKALASATKKSEVWFRYVDDTFAVWSHGEEDQQLFLQHLNSIHPSIQFTMQKESNNQLPFLDVLVTKKEDGTLGHQKCTASPHTHRDRYLHKNSNHHPRQKMAVINTLMHRAERICETTHLRRN; encoded by the coding sequence ATGGGCAACCCCTTAAGTCCTGTCATCGCTAATTTCTACATGGAGTTCATCGAACAGAAAGCCCTTGCCTCCGCCACAAAGAAGTCCGAGGTTTGGTTCCGATACGTTGATGACACTTTTGCGGTGTGGAGCCATGGAGAAGAAGACCAGCAGCTGTTTCTTCAACATCTGAATAGCATTCATCCCAGCATTCAGTTCACCATGCAGAAGGAGAGCAATAATCAGCTGCCTTTCCTCGACGTTCTTGTGACGAAAAAGGAAGATGGGACGCTCGGGCACCAAAAGTGTACCGCaagcccacacacacacagagatcGTTACCTTCATAAGAACTCAAACCACCACCCGAGACAAAAAATGGCTGTCATCAATACCCTTATGCACCGAGCAGAAAGAATCTGCGAAACGACACATTTGAGGAGGAACTGA